Proteins encoded by one window of Conger conger chromosome 1, fConCon1.1, whole genome shotgun sequence:
- the si:dkeyp-84f3.5 gene encoding zinc finger protein Xfin: protein MEYPLMDYTNCGEQAGGAGAFICTECGDGFDHYPDLLTHMAEHGTVEPFPYDCHSNGFGAPLEFALHENGMLTVVDRSAEYNYASNDKSSQILPWNQVPHLASQAGPMILASTEGTCPESQPTSVIQTPPHPPPLESHPKSVILASANAPILGECQPAPVILTSTQAPIQESQLTPVVQHPHHVPATESKSTPVILSPTKAAESENGSNTLVPPHPAHFRCEMCNQLFNTRLGLLRHQRYRTVERGYKCTLCCRVFGEREKLREHLEHHSHERFYSCKQCGKRFLKQEALRTHQDELHDTAGSKTFRKFGEGQEGSIEKSYPCKLCGLRYFWLSDLQSHLLSHAHGKIVSSIPTYKKSPPTQKTPSKNEVLLDSNSPSEQDLPVLNKKASIDFSLTTANMSFRPYRCGLCGNRFQQLSDLKKHHLTHQALDDRVHLEPEPAPKQQNRTVPPAKQLFHSVAAAKRQIHAGVAGKQSKPRGRPPRGSQSNHNSRVYPCKLCHRVFVHSSSLSRHMRYHKGTLHTCVFCGRHFPQRCDVRRHIAMYHHSEVPPTKPETEKGAEVESRKDNYQGAQVTFEFEKGASDKRESDLYPCAKCGKQYLNKYDLDGHSCGSQQPTDPKEVTSSPKPRVTFQCNECGKSFGLLCVYQRHQRYHRREVAGEVHKCPHCPRRFRQSSALLRHLDTHQNRSPGEDDKDVRTSSTTTYGQDDAVALKHDDDDDNDDDDDEDLEEDDDNDDDDDTEEEEGCGTASADVLYECTECTQTFSCLATFLQHQSAHGTESTG from the coding sequence ATGGACTACACCAACTGTGGTGAGCAGGCAGGGGGGGCAGGTGCCTTCATCTGTACTGAATGTGGGGATGGGTTTGACCACTACCCTGACCTTTTGACTCACATGGCTGAGCATGGCACAGTGGAACCCTTCCCATATGATTGCCACTCCAATGGCTTTGGGGCGCCTCTTGAATTTGCGCTCCACGAAAACGGAATGCTTACAGTTGTGGACAGGTCAGCGGAATATAATTACGCTTCGAATGACAAATCCTCCCAAATTCTACCCTGGAATCAGGTCCCTCATCTTGCGTCTCAGGCTGGTCCCATGATCCTGGCATCAACTGAAGGCACATGTCCGGAGTCCCAGCCTACTTCAGTGATTCagaccccccctcaccctcctcccCTTGAGTCCCATCCTAAGTCGGTCATTCTAGCCTCTGCCAATGCCCCTATTCTGGGGGAGTGCCAGCCTGCACCAGTGATTCTCACATCCACCCAAGCCCCCATTCAGGAATCTCAGCTGACTCCTGTAGTTCAGCACCCCCATCACGTCCCGGCTACAGAGTCCAAATCTACCCCTGTCATTCTCTCACCCACTAAGGCAGCGGAGAGTGAAAATGGTTCCAACACCCTTGTGCCCCCTCACCCTGCACACTTCCGATGTGAAATGTGCAACCAGCTATTCAACACAAGACTTGGCTTACTGCGACATCAGCGATATCGCACAGTGGAGCGGGGATATAAATGTACCTTGTGCTGCAGGGTCTTTGGTGAACGAGAGAAGTTGCGTGAGCACCTCGAGCATCATTCCCATGAAAGATTTTATAGCTGCAAGCAGTGTGGTAAGCGCTTCCTCAAACAGGAGGCATTGCGTACTCACCAAGATGAACTCCATGACACCGCAGGATCCAAGACTTTTAGGAAGTTTGGAGAAGGACAAGAGGGCAGCATAGAGAAGTCATACCCTTGTAAGCTGTGTGGCCTGCGTTATTTTTGGCTTTCTGACTTGCAGAGCCACTTACTCAGTCATGCCCATGGGAAGATTGTCTCCAGTATCCCGACTTACAAGAAGAGCCCACCCACCCAGAAAACTCCCTCAAAAAATGAAGTATTGCTTGATAGCAATAGTCCATCCGAACAAGATTTACCTGTCTTAAATAAAAAGGCTTCCATTGATTTTTCTCTTACTACTGCCAACATGAGTTTCAGACCATACCGCTGTGGTTTGTGTGGGAATCGCTTCCAGCAGTTATCTGACTTAAAGAAACACCACCTTACTCATCAGGCACTGGACGATCGAGTACATTTGGAACCAGAACCTGCACCTAAGCAGCAAAATCGTACTGTGCCACCAGCAAAGCAGCTGTTCCACAGTGTAGCAGCAGCAAAGCGGCAAATCCATGCTGGGGTTGCAGGGAAGCAGTCAAAGCCACGGGGCAGGCCCCCACGCGGAAGCCAGTCCAACCACAATTCGCGGGTATATCCATGCAAACTCTGCCATCGAGTATTTGTGCATTCCAGCAGTCTGTCGAGGCATATGCGGTACCACAAGGGGACTCTGCACACCTGTGTTTTTTGTGGGAGACACTTCCCACAGCGTTGTGATGTGAGGCGGCACATAGCAATGTATCATCATTCAGAAGTTCCACCAACAAAGCCTGAGACTGAGAAAGGTGCAGAGGTTGAAAGCAGAAAAGATAATTATCAAGGGGCACAAGTCACGTTTGAGTTTGAGAAGGGGGCATCTGATAAGAGGGAGAGTGATCTCTATCCTTGTGCAAAATGTGGAAAGCAATATTTGAACAAATATGACTTGGATGGCCACAGCTGTGGTAGCCAACAACCCACAGATCCTAAAGAGGTTACTTCTTCCCCAAAGCCTCGTGTGACCTTCCAGTGCAATGAGTGTGGTAAGAGCTTTGGGTTACTTTGTGTATACCAGCGTCACCAACGCTACCATAGACGGGAAGTTGCAGGTGAGGTACACAAGTGTCCCCACTGTCCAAGGCGCTTCCGCCAGTCATCTGCTCTTTTGCGACATCTCGACACTCACCAGAATCGGTCCCCCGGGGAGGATGACAAGGATGTGCGGACCTCTTCCACTACCACATACGGTCAGGATGATGCTGTAGCCTTGaagcatgatgatgatgatgataatgatgatgatgatgatgaggatttggaagaagatgatgataatgatgatgatgatgatacagaggaggaagagggttGTGGAACTGCCTCTGCAGATGTGCTGTATGAGTGCACAGAATGCACCCAGACCTTCTCTTGTCTGGCAACATTTCTACAGCACCAGAGTGCACATGGTACAGAAAGTACTGGATGA